From the Garra rufa chromosome 23, GarRuf1.0, whole genome shotgun sequence genome, the window GAGtagtttaattttagtattttttatattgtGTTCCCAGAGCTGTAATTATAATATTGCTAAAGATTTTTGAGAGATTAATGAGAATTTTCCACCATTTCTCATCCTCTGAcagttagggctgcacgattaatcgcacaatgttgtgaggcgcgtttagtcaatgaagccggaactttgattagtagtaaatctacGCCAAATTGCTCTCTTAATCGAATGCGATtttagcttgtcagtgatttactgCTCTGTGTGTttattgccgctccagctgaacgcacgtgatggagatttactactaaccGACAGTCTGTTTTGGTGTTTTCCATTGAAATGGTCAAGTGTAACAGCTAACTTTTATGATTGActaacataattgcccccttAATAAAAGAAGGTTATTGTGTGATTGAATTTTCTATCTGTCGGTTGAGTGGGAAGTTTGtcctctttctttttttcctagtctctctctaaatttgttgaattttacCCCTAGGAGATATAAAAATGGTATAtaataattgagatcagtctatatagatttcctagatttaattaattgtataacagacaacttaatctctgtagggtaccggccgaccaggatcaggtttggacaccctagTATAGGATCTAAGATctatgcattacatatctacatgttttgatgttaattgttttgtgccattaaactggggttaacttttatctctgttttttcaccttagaccgaacatcgctgaaagaggagagggaagtactgaatgaaactgaagagaaagatcagtttgagaatcttcataatttcatatctggagaaaaatctttttgttctttaGAATCTGAAAAggtttctaaacaaaaaagagctcagaagactggaactttGAGTATTTTCTCTTGCTGTCAGTGTGAAAATAGTTTCAAAAAAAGAGaacaccttaaaaggcacatgagagttcacactggagagaaaccttatgcctgccaacagtgtggaaagagtttcagtcaaaaaggaagccttgacaggcacatgaagattcacactggagaaaagccttgcatatgcaaccagtgtggaaagagtttcactcataaaGAATGCCTTaaaattcacatgagagttcacactggagagaagccttacacatgcaaacagtgtgtaAAGAGTTTCAGGCAACGAGGACAACTTGACAAGCACATGAaggtccacactggagagaagccatacacatgcaaacagtgtggaaagagtttcagtcaaaaagaaagccttgacaggcacatgagaattcacattggagaaaagccttacatatGCAgccaatgtggaaagagtttcattcaacgAGGACAACTTGACACACACGTGaatatccacactggagagaagccttacacatgcaaacagtgtggaaagaatttCATTCAACGAGGACAACTTGACACACACATGaatatccacactggagagaagccttacacatgcaaacagtgtggaaagaatttCATTCAACGAGGACAACTTGACACACACATGaatatccacactggagagaagccttacacatgcaaacagtgtagAAAGAGTTTTACTCGAAAAGGAAGCCTTGATAGTCACATGAGAATCAACACAGGAGAGAatccttacacatgcaaacagtgtggaaaaagtttctgtagaaaatcaaaacttaaataccacatgcgtattcacactttggagagcctttttacctgccaacagtgtggaaaaagtttcactcgtaaagaaagccttaacagacacatgacaattcacactggagagaagccttacacctgcaaccagtgtggaaacagtttcactcaaaaaggaagccttggcaggcacatgaagattcatAATCAAAAGAAGCCTTATTGAGGGTTCCAAATGGAATCCTATACAGGGCTTCTACAATgaaattctaattcacattttaaagcaatgtgttttgtccatggtacactttaccgtGTCAACTGGCAATATGGACTATGGACAAATGGACTCTGTCTAcagtgtaagaacttcacatttgaatGTCATGAATTGAAGAGATatctcacaggaagtgcacagttttttggttgaagcatgaaaaaggacactgttagcattttaacatcagtgtgtatggatttaatttgcacacGTCAGTTACTTGCTCATTTCTACTACCAACATTGGCGGTTTTGTGGAAGGCTTTAATAATcctattttggaaccattcctaaaggactgtattaggaattgtcttGCAGGATTGTCGCGGAAGTCACGACTGACTAAATTTCTAGCATTTCCGGTCTTCTATGTCTCATGTCAAAGTATCATATAATCcgagtttttaatttaatgttaaacctattaaaatgtttttaaaaagcacatgggtCCCTAGcaccatcactttgcaatgtcgcaatgaccgtcatttgtcagtgcctcacttttaggtttaaactttattgtaaaacaatcgttgttgaggaaaaaaaaaactgttacaaattattgtcctatttttcttacaaaaaagaaacaagagtaataataatagtcaGATATACGTACACACAAAGATACCTCTGAATATACTAACACTCAACCACACTCATATATCCAGAAATACATTGTGATTGATGACATTTGTACAGTTAAAAAAgaggataaaataaataaatttataaataaaaataatactaataaggGAGGAGGTGCATTTATTAAAAAGACGGCAAGATGTTAAGGGACTTAAAATATGTAACAAAACATTGCcactttttaaagaaattacttTTCCTAGAACATGTAACCTTTTCCAATTTAAGAAAAAACATAGTATCCACAAGCcatttgtcacagttctgtctgtttttgtccttggtttttcccatttgtctttcccCCGTTTATCTGTGTTATTTGGTTTTGCCCATCATTGTGATTCcctacacctgtccttgtaattattagtcatttatgtcacctgtgtttgattattagtttgtctttaaaGGTTCGTCTTTGAGTtaagttctctgtcggtctttgcttaTGTTAACGTTGTATGTTCGTGTGTGGAAGTTCTCTGTGTTCTTGCCTTGTTCCTGTCAGAagattattaaatatattgttctaATTGTACTTCGCATCTCTTCTTGTCCATCCAGCTTGTAAACCATAACACCATTGAGATGTAGTTGGAGGCTTTTTAGATTTCCAGTGGAGTAAAATACGGCGCCTAGCTAACAATGAAGGCTAAAATATCAAGTTGTTTAGAATCAAACTGAGACCAAATCTTTGGTACCCCAAAAATGGCCAAATCAGGGCATACATCTATTCTGACCTGTAACACCTTAGACATAATAGTAATATAATTAATCCAGTAATTCTGCAACATAGGACAGGTAAAAAACATATGACTCAAATAACACTGAGATGCATGACATCTGTCACATCTGTCTTCGATATTAGGAAAGATTACAGATAACCTGGCCTTAGAGAAATGTATTCTATGAAATACTTTAAATTGTATCAGGCTAAGACGAGAACAAATTGTACTAGAGCGTATTCTATGTAGTGCACCTAGCCACCATTCTTCTTCAAAGCTTTCTTCCCAACTCACACTCCCAtgctgttttaattttagtaagtGAATAAACATCTAAGCTTAAAATTCAACCAAAGATTTTTGAAATTTGTGACTTGTGTTGAGGGTTAAGTTGCAGTAACTCTTCCCATACCTGTACCTGGGGCTGAGATGGAAAACCAGAAAATAAAGAAGCAGAGCAATGTCTAGCCTGCAAGAATCGAAAGAAATCAGATCCTGGCAACCCCATGTCAGAGGAAAGCTGTATATAACTAACTACTATTTGTGCCATCTCTATACAGGTCTTGAGAATTTTTTAGGCATTTTTCATGCCACTGCTTGAAAATAAGATCCGTAAGAGATGAGGGAAACATTTGATTCTCCAGTAATGGCATTAATGTTGAAGCAGAGGTAAATTTAAAGTGTTGTCTGGCCTGAATTGACACCAAATCCGAACTGTAGCTACCACTACTGCACTACATGTTAGTGAAGAAGAGGAGACATTGAAAGATAGAGGAGAAGCAAGCAAAGCCAACAGAGAAGTTGATTTACACGAGTTGGCCtccaatctaaataaaaaattagGTAATGAGAGCCCACCTCTCAGGTGACATCTATGAAGCAATGATTTTCGAATTCTTGGAGATTTACCACCCCACAAAAAAATTTTAATAATCTGATCAAGAGATTTGAAAAAATGCTTCGGTAAATACAAAGGaatacactgaaaaacaaaaagaaatataGGCAAGACATTCATTTTCACTACATTAATTCGACCAATCAAAGATAAAGGTAAACTGCTCCATCTCTGAAAATCCAATTTAGATTGCTCCAACAAAGGAAGAAAATTGCTATAAGAGAGGAATAAGATCTAGTAATATTGATGCCAAGGTATCTGAATCCTGATGTACTTAGTTTAACTGGAACATCTGATTGCATCAAACCCATAGCCAATGAATTGACAGGGAAGCATTCgcttttattaaaatttattttatagcCAGAGAATGAGCCAAATTTTTCTAATTTGGATATGATTTTTGGGGAAACTTGGAATATGGCtagaaatatataataataaatcatctGCGTATAATGTAAATTTAATTTCAATACCTGATCGCACCACACCATGAAGCAAAGAGGAGGACCTCAAAACTATTGACAAAGGTTCTATGATCAAGGCAAAAAACAAAGGGGAAAGTGGGCACCCCTGTCGTGTGCCCTGTCCCAATCGAAAATAACTGGACCTAATATTATTGGTATGCACACTTGCCTGAGGAGAATCATATAAAAGATGTATCCATTTAATGAAATTGTCCCCAatcccaaatttttttttttttttttaattactttatttatagattttcaaatagtaaacaACAGGAACATAAACATGAGTGTAAAAGTATAGAAATAACTCCCAGCCCACCCACCCTaagggaaattttttttttttttaaatcaaatagtATAAGATTAATATTAATAGCAATAGCAATAATAAACAGTGCCGGCCACAAAATAAATGTCTCTAGGACATTGTTGACAGATAAGACAGGAAAGGTTGCCACATTTGGTCAAAGGATGATGAGGTTAAGGAGATACTATGTCGTATCCTCTCCAGATGCAATAAGCTGGTTACTTCAGCTAGCCAGGTCTTAAAAGAAGGTACGTCCTCACTTTTCCAGAGGGATAAAATGTTCCTTTTTGCGATGACCATGCAGTATTGTATTGTCTTTTGTTGGGGATGGGTTAGAAATGAGAGTTGTTGAGACCCGCCCAGTATTGCAGTACATGGGTCTGGAGAGATGTCACAATTGTGTATTGTAGTTAGGCATTTAAAGATATCTGTCCAAAATGAGTGTAGTTTGGGGCAAGACCAGAAAAGGTGCCCTAGGGTGCCTTCGGAGATTTTGCATTTTGTGCAGATCGGAGAGACAGAGGGGTAGAAAGAATGCAGTTTGGTACAGGAGTAATGGAGTCTGTGAAGTACTTTGAATTGTATAAGTTGGTGTCTAGAGTTTATAGAGCAGCCATGGATAGCAGTGAGGCAGTTTTCCCAGTCATCATCATTGATTACAACACCAAGATCTACCTCCCAGGCTTCCTTTAAATGTTGCGTAGAGGCAGAGTTGTGGGCTGCAAAAAAATTAACAAAGCAAGAGACCAATTTTCTTGAGCCGGGGGCCCGCTTAATAATGGTGTAAAAGTCAGAGGGGGTATGAAAAGATTCAAAGTTTGGTATGTTAGTACGGATGTAATTTCTAATCTGGAGAAAACGGAAGAGATGTGAAGGAGGAAGTGTGTATTTTTCCTGTAGCTGTGCGAAGCTGGCAAGAGTGTTGTCAATATACAGGTCTGCTATGGTGACAAGGCCTTTAGTTTTCCAGAGCAAAAAGGTATTGTCGGTAAGTGAGGGGGGGAAGTTGTGATTATAGCAGATTGGCGCGTACACTGAGGTGTCTGGAAGGTTAAAATTCTTCTTTATTTGCCGCCAAATTTTCAAAGAACTGGAAACCATGAAGTTGTTACCTATGACAGATTCAGGGGAGATGGTTGGTGTGAAGAGAAGGGCAGGAAGCGAGGTTTTGGGGAGATCCTGTTCGATCGCAAGCCATGCAGGGGTAGAATCTGTGACTATATATGGGTACGCACCTTGCCTGTACATCAGCGCTCTAGTGTTCGCGGCCCAGTAATAATGTTGGAAATTAGGCAGACTGAGGCCTCCTGCGGATTTAGGCTTGGTCAGATGTTTTTTGGAGATGCGGTGTGTTTTGAAACCCCATACAAAGGCAAGAATGATGGAGTCCAACAGTTTAAAAAATGACATGGGTATAAATATGGGTAAAGTTTGGAAGAGGTAAAGAAACCTGGGGAGTGCCATCATTTTTATCGCATTCACACGTCCTATCATAGACAATGGTAACAGTCTCCAGTTTTCAATGTTAGATTTAAGTTTTTCTATCATGCTCAAAAAGTTCAGTTTGAAAATCAGTTTGGGATTTTTGGGGACAGCCACTCCTAGATAATTAATTTTGTCAGTGACGACGCGGAAGGGCAAATTATTAATAAAGTTTGGGTCCAGTACTCCTTTTAGAGGCATAAATTCACTCTTATCCCAGTTTATGGTGTATCCAGATAGTTTACCAAATTTATTTATAAGATTTAATACGTGAGGTAGGGATTCTTCGGGGCGGGAAAGAAACAAGACCACGTCATCCGCGTAAAGCGAGACACGGTGGTCAACTTTACCTAGAATCAATGGAGCAATGGAGGGATGATTTCTTACAGCGATAGCGAAAGGCTCCATTGCAATCGCAAAAAGCAGCAGGCTCAGAGGGCAGCCCTGACGACAGGAGCGCTGTAAAGGGAAAGTGGGCGATTTGTTATAGTTGGTGATGACTGAAGCAGATGGACAGGCATAAAGCATTTCAACCCAGGAAGCAAAGTTGTCGCCCAGCTCAAATTCCTTTATTACTGCTAGGATGTACTTCCATTCAACTTGGTCGAAAGCTTTCCTTGCGTCAAGGGCTAGAATGGAAATTTTGGAATCTTTGTCGTATCTGGAGTACATCACATTCATCAGTCGCCTGACATTAAAAAAGTAGAATCTTCCTGGAATAAATCCAGTTTGGTCATGATGGATTATGCTTGTTATGCATTTATTAAGTCTATTGGCAAGTATTTTGGTAAACACCTTGAGGTCACATCCGAGGAGGGCAATGGGACGATATGAGGCTGGGTCGGTCTTATCTTTGTCTTTTTTCAATAACAGAGAGATGTTGGCTGAATATAGAGAGTCGGGGAGTCTACCGGTAGCAATAGAGTGGTTGAACATCCTTAGCATTAAAGGGGTGATTTTGTCCAGATATGCTTTGTAAAATTCAATGTTGAACCCGTCCGGGCCAAGAATGTATTGCTCCCGCCACTTCCTCCGGCGTTATGTTTGCATTTAGCTCCACTTGGTCGGAAGGGTTCAATTTAGGAAGATGAAGGGCTTGGAGGAATTCAGAAATTAGTGTCGGATCTGCAGTGGTCTTTGATGTATAAAGGTCTTCGTAGAATTTGcgaaaacattcattaatttcttTAGGGTCAGTGGAGATGGCGCCTGATTTGGTTCTAATTTTATGAATCGCTCTGCTAGCCTGGATGTTCCTGAGCTGACGGGCTAGAAGTTTGTCTGGCTTGTCAGCCAGTTCAAAGTGTTTTTGTCTCACTTTTAATAGCATTGTGCTCACCTGATTAGAAAGAATAGTGTTATACTTAAATTTAAGTTGCAATATTTCATTCAGCTTAGAGGGTGAGAGAGACGCTCTGTAGTCTTTTTCAAGGGTAGACAGCCGTGCTGTAATTTCTAACAGTTCcttttgtctgtcttttttcacTTTGGTCTCATAGGCTATGATATGGCCGCGCATTACAGCTTTAAAAGCTTCCCAGAGGGTGGAGTCAGAGACATCTTGGGTGTCATTGTGGGACAGGTAGTCTGTGATCCAGTTGGCTGTTTGCTGGCGAAAGTGTGAGTCGTTGAGTAATAATGGGTTGAAACGCCAGTCGAATGTAGGTTTTGCACAGCCAAAGTCTATACTGAGCTCAACTGGGCTGTGATCGGAAATTAGGATATTGTGGTATTTGGTAGAAATTATATCAGTAGTCAATTTGGCATCTGTTAGAAAATAGTCAATTCGTGAGTACGATTTGTGCACgtgagaaaagaaagaaaagtctCTGTCGGTAGGATGATGTAACCTCCAGATATCGACAAGGTTCATAGATCCAATTAGATTGTTCAGAGTGATGGTGGAATTAGAAGGAACAGTTGAGCGAGTGGAAAGCTTATCAGTGAAACAGTCTAATACCGCATTAAAATCTCCCCCAGCGATGAGGTGGGTAGTGGAAAGGTCTGGGATAAGGTTGAAAACTTTCCTAAAAAAAGCCGGATCATCAAAGTTGGgtgcatatatatttaaaaaagtcacGTGACGTGACAGAATGTGGCCTGTTACAATTAGATAGCGACCATTTGGGTCGGAGATGGTTGAAATATGCTGAAATGGGATGTTCCAACGAAATAAAATCGCCACACCTCTAGCCTTAGAAGAAAATGTAGACTGATAAATTTGTGATATCCAATTGCATTTTAGCCTCCATTGCTCCATATGCTTTATATGCGTTTCTTGCAGAAGGATAATATCTCCATGTAGAGACTTCAAATGGGAGAATACCTTGCCTCTCTTTAAATTGGTCCTCAAACCTCTGACATTCCAGCTTAACAATGTTAACCTGCCGCCTGTTGGCGGAATAAGGGAACAACTAGCAGCCATGAAAAAACATAATCAAAATACTGTGGTGTGCTGGCAGTGATAAAAACGCTGGCAATGAGTACAAGAGCAGgtgaaagaaaggaaaaaaaacaaaacaaaaaaaaaaacagttgaaatATACATTAAACCCTCCCCCCATCTACTTCCCCAAACGAAGCAGAACATCAATACCCTCATAAACAGTGGGAAGCAGCTTAACACTACAAGGAAATGTCTATATAGACTAACTTTGTAGGTCCGTGAAGCAAACATGTCGTAACGTTACCCCAACGGTGGCCTCGCCGACTAACCCGATCCATCCTCCTATAACAGTGACATTTGCTTATACGGGTAAAGTCGAGCAGAGATCAACATAAAGGTGTGGAAAAATAGGACAGCAAGCGGGCGTATAGCATCAACGAAGGGTCAGCGAGGAGATGCGACTCGCAGCGGGTCAGGCTCGTCAGGGAGCCGTGGTTGCAGGTGTAACAAACCTGACTATGAATGCTTCGGCGTCAGCagggtt encodes:
- the LOC141299294 gene encoding uncharacterized protein isoform X1, which translates into the protein MAFIKEESDDMKIEETLKHEDTVEQTKMGFIKVENEETFRVKHEDTEEQKDRTSLKEEREVLNETEEKDQFENLHNFISGEKSFCSLESEKVSKQKRAQKTGTLSIFSCCQCENSFKKREHLKRHMRVHTGEKPYACQQCGKSFSQKGSLDRHMKIHTGEKPCICNQCGKSFTHKECLKIHMRVHTGEKPYTCKQCVKSFRQRGQLDKHMKVHTGEKPYTCKQCGKSFSQKESLDRHMRIHIGEKPYICSQCGKSFIQRGQLDTHVNIHTGEKPYTCKQCGKNFIQRGQLDTHMNIHTGEKPYTCKQCGKNFIQRGQLDTHMNIHTGEKPYTCKQCRKSFTRKGSLDSHMRINTGENPYTCKQCGKSFCRKSKLKYHMRIHTLESLFTCQQCGKSFTRKESLNRHMTIHTGEKPYTCNQCGNSFTQKGSLGRHMKIHNQKKPY